CTCGAGACCGGCGGCGGCGTCGAGCACCTCGCGGGCCTTCGCCTCCACCGCCTCGGTCGGCGCGAACAGCACCGCCGGGTCGAGGTTGCCCTGGAGGGCCTTGCCGGGACCGACCCGGCGGGCGCCCTCGTCCATCGGGACACGCCAGTCGACGCCGACGACGTCCGCGCCGGCCTCGCCCATGGGACCGAGCAGCTCGCCGGTGCCGACGCCGAAGTGGATGCGCGGGACGCCGTAGGACGCGACGGCGTCGAAGACCTTCGCGGAGGCCGGCATCACGGAGCGTCGGTAGTCGGCCGGGGCGAGGGCGCCGACCCAGGAGTCGAAGAGCTGGACGGCGGAGGCGCCGGCCTCGATCTGGACCTTCAGGAAGGCGCCGGTGATCTCCGCGAGCCGGTCGAGCAGGTCGGCCCATAGCTCCGGGTCGCCGTACATCATGGCCTTGGTGCGCTCGTGGTTGCGGGACGGGCCGCCCTCCACGAGATAGCTCGCCAGGGTGAACGGCGCACCGGCGAAGCCGATCAGCGGCGTGGCGCCGAGCTCAGCGGTGAGCATCCCGATGGCGGCGGTGACGTACGGGACGTCCTCGGGCGTGAGGTCGCGCAGCCGGGCCAGGTCGGCGCGGGTGCGGATCGGCTCGGCGATCACCGGGCCGATGCCGGGCTTGATGTCGAGGTCGATGCCGATGGCCTTGAGGGGGACGACGATGTCGCTGAAGTAGATCGCCGCGTCGACCTTGTGCCGGCGCACGGGCTGCAGCGTGATCTCGGTGACCAGCTCCGGCATCATGCAGGAGTCGAGCATCGCGATGCCTTCGCGGACCTTCAGGTACTCGGGCAGCGAGCGCCCCGCCTGACGCATGAACCAGACCGGGGTGTGCGGCACCGGCTCACGGCGGCAGGCCTTGAGGAAGGCCGACCCATGGGTGGCGGGGTTCGTCCGCAGGCCCGAGGACGGGCCCTCCCCTGATCGGACGGAGCTGAGCTCTTGGGGAAGGTCGTTGGCACTCACGCACAGAATCTTCGCACGGAGCGGCAACGAGCCGGACGCCGCATGGGTGTCCCTCCCTGCACGGCGCTCCGGTTCCGCCTACTCTTCCCCGCATGGCTCCGGCTCAGGGACAATTTTTCGATCATTCCGATGGCACCGACAGCGAGGAGGGTGCGGACGGCGACGGCGTCCCACCAGCGTTCCGGTCGGCGGTCGACGCGCTGCGTTCCGCCCGGCTGCGCCCCGAACTGGAGGTCGAGCCCACACGGCCGCCGAAGCGGCTCGCCCCGCACGCGTACGCCGTGGAGGCCGCCGTGGTGGACGGGGAGGACGACCTCGCCGACGGCCGCCTGGTCCTCCTGCACGACCCGGCCGGACACGATGCCTGGCAGGGCACGTTCCGCCTGGTGACGCTCGTGCGGGCCGAACTGGAACCGGAGATGGCAGCCGACCCGTTGCTGCCGGAGGTGTGCTGGTCCTGGCTCACGGGGGCACTGGACGCCCGGGGGCTCTCGTACGGGGAGGCGGGCGGGACGGTGACGCGCGCCGGCTCGTACTACTTCGGCGCGTTGTCCGAGCGGCGTCCGGCGACGCAGATCGAGATCCGGGCCTCGTGGACGCCGCGCGAGGGGCGCGGAGGGGTGCCGGACATGGGCGCGCATCTGGTCGCCTGGGGCGATCTGCTCTGCCAGCTGGCGGGGCTGCCGCCGTCGGGCACGGCCGACGCGGCGGTGGTGACGCTGCCGCAGCGGCGTGGCCCCCAGGTCTCATAACACTGCGTCACCTTCGGAGAGAGCCGGTCGCACAGCGACCGGCTCTCTTTTCGTACAATCGATCGCCCGTCCTATTTGCCCGAATTGTTACT
The DNA window shown above is from Streptomyces sp. Alt3 and carries:
- a CDS encoding DUF3000 domain-containing protein; the protein is MAPAQGQFFDHSDGTDSEEGADGDGVPPAFRSAVDALRSARLRPELEVEPTRPPKRLAPHAYAVEAAVVDGEDDLADGRLVLLHDPAGHDAWQGTFRLVTLVRAELEPEMAADPLLPEVCWSWLTGALDARGLSYGEAGGTVTRAGSYYFGALSERRPATQIEIRASWTPREGRGGVPDMGAHLVAWGDLLCQLAGLPPSGTADAAVVTLPQRRGPQVS
- the hemE gene encoding uroporphyrinogen decarboxylase; this encodes MSANDLPQELSSVRSGEGPSSGLRTNPATHGSAFLKACRREPVPHTPVWFMRQAGRSLPEYLKVREGIAMLDSCMMPELVTEITLQPVRRHKVDAAIYFSDIVVPLKAIGIDLDIKPGIGPVIAEPIRTRADLARLRDLTPEDVPYVTAAIGMLTAELGATPLIGFAGAPFTLASYLVEGGPSRNHERTKAMMYGDPELWADLLDRLAEITGAFLKVQIEAGASAVQLFDSWVGALAPADYRRSVMPASAKVFDAVASYGVPRIHFGVGTGELLGPMGEAGADVVGVDWRVPMDEGARRVGPGKALQGNLDPAVLFAPTEAVEAKAREVLDAAAGLEGHIFNLGHGVMPSTDPDALTRLVEYVHQQTAH